A genomic segment from Peribacillus sp. ACCC06369 encodes:
- a CDS encoding ketose-bisphosphate aldolase yields the protein MLMNMKDLLLVAYENKFAVGSFNVANSEFVKVVVSAAEEQRSPAILQIHPNEINLVTDEFVAYVREAASKSKVPFVIHLDHGATIEDITRSIRNGYTSVMMDASHLPFEENMALTKKAVELAHMVGVSVEGELGTIGSNEGSSEGGADEILYTNPDEAAIFVETTGIDTLAVAVGTSHGLYPKTKDHSIKIDRLMKIHEKVNIPLVLHGGSDNPYEEIRQAVKHGIAKINLSTDMKRAFYNQLRATLDENPNAYEPDILMPEATKAAIELVKKKMDLFGSTGKASLYKLGEI from the coding sequence ATGTTAATGAATATGAAAGATTTACTTTTAGTAGCTTATGAGAATAAATTTGCAGTTGGGTCATTTAATGTAGCAAATAGCGAATTTGTCAAAGTTGTAGTAAGTGCTGCAGAGGAGCAAAGATCTCCTGCGATACTTCAAATTCACCCGAATGAAATTAATTTAGTGACTGATGAATTTGTGGCATATGTACGAGAGGCTGCGTCAAAGTCTAAAGTTCCTTTTGTTATTCATTTAGACCACGGGGCAACAATCGAAGATATTACTCGATCTATTAGAAATGGCTATACGTCTGTGATGATGGATGCGTCACATTTACCATTTGAAGAAAATATGGCATTAACAAAAAAAGCAGTAGAACTTGCTCATATGGTAGGTGTGTCTGTAGAGGGTGAACTAGGTACTATTGGAAGTAATGAGGGTAGTTCAGAAGGCGGAGCAGATGAGATTTTATATACGAATCCTGATGAAGCAGCCATTTTTGTTGAAACAACAGGAATTGATACGCTTGCTGTTGCTGTTGGAACTTCACATGGCTTATACCCAAAAACGAAAGATCACTCTATTAAAATTGATCGATTAATGAAGATTCATGAAAAAGTAAACATTCCTTTGGTTCTCCACGGTGGATCAGACAACCCATATGAAGAAATAAGACAAGCTGTGAAACATGGTATTGCCAAAATTAATTTATCAACAGATATGAAAAGAGCGTTTTATAACCAACTAAGAGCTACGCTGGATGAAAATCCAAATGCATACGAACCAGATATATTAATGCCTGAAGCAACGAAGGCGGCTATTGAATTAGTAAAGAAAAAAATGGATCTCTTTGGTTCAACTGGAAAAGCATCACTCTATAAATTAGGAGAAATTTAA
- a CDS encoding HTH domain-containing protein produces the protein MKKRYIKLLEYLEQYGNDYVSGSELANLFNVTTRTIRNDIKEINETFLDKVIITGNTQKGYKLVGDLSNIQQNEDDYEERAFHIIKTLLSETDFITYDELAKKLYFSTQTIRKDVQRLFQIIQAEKWNIEVEAIIFQGVRLKGSEVEKRLLLKKLVTTNCLKRMSLDEALQYYFGDWFSQSSIQLVYSCIEEEVTKYNLLLSSEELFAICVNIIISLKRVGLHQKIAEKDMRLDNTCFEELKIAKLILSRLAKEMNVQFDEYEYQYLCYLLISLQILPKKNEVTVHEHSDEIEEKVKAVIKNVGDRYGFSSRKNEKLFNRLLVHITKSLYPLKYYFPLENPFISQIKSEYMNAYNIAVVLAKELQFCLNIKIPENEIGYLTLHIMNIVENSQETRKRIAIIYGKNPLVGKLIERKINLYFPNIKIDGLFANHEIHLIPEEIETIVTTSVILEEQHLNVKNCIRVSEMITNEDMKTISIQLNRGLLKYYLSPNDLYFLDEENRIDLLKTLTQLGDIQHLYTSINEREKMSSTNIGNLVAMPHPFDCGNNKKLRVLVAINKQKILWGDKMAQIIFLFIPPKNQKVNNTKFFEEIHDVFKQTNMTEKLLNVTNYDEFLEVWSSK, from the coding sequence ATGAAAAAACGTTACATTAAGTTATTAGAATATTTAGAACAATATGGTAATGACTATGTAAGTGGAAGCGAGCTTGCTAATCTATTTAATGTAACGACAAGAACTATTAGAAATGACATTAAGGAAATAAATGAAACTTTTTTAGATAAAGTAATAATTACTGGTAATACTCAAAAAGGATATAAATTAGTTGGGGATTTATCAAATATTCAGCAAAATGAAGATGATTACGAAGAACGAGCTTTTCATATAATAAAAACACTTTTATCTGAAACTGATTTTATAACTTATGATGAACTGGCAAAAAAACTTTATTTTTCTACTCAAACAATTAGGAAAGACGTACAAAGATTATTTCAAATAATCCAAGCCGAAAAATGGAACATTGAAGTTGAAGCAATTATCTTCCAAGGAGTAAGGCTTAAGGGAAGTGAAGTAGAGAAACGTCTATTACTAAAAAAATTAGTAACAACAAATTGTTTAAAGAGAATGTCGCTTGATGAAGCGCTGCAATACTATTTTGGTGATTGGTTTAGTCAGTCCTCCATTCAATTAGTATATTCTTGTATTGAAGAAGAAGTCACTAAGTACAATTTGTTACTAAGCTCTGAAGAACTATTCGCAATATGTGTGAACATAATTATTAGTTTAAAACGAGTGGGCCTTCATCAAAAAATTGCTGAAAAAGACATGAGGTTAGATAATACTTGCTTTGAAGAATTAAAAATAGCAAAGTTAATCCTTAGTCGTTTAGCTAAGGAAATGAATGTACAGTTTGACGAATATGAATATCAGTATTTATGCTACCTGTTAATTTCTTTACAAATATTACCGAAGAAAAATGAAGTAACTGTGCATGAACACTCAGATGAAATAGAGGAAAAAGTAAAAGCGGTTATAAAAAATGTTGGGGATCGATATGGTTTTTCAAGTCGAAAGAATGAAAAGTTATTTAATCGCCTATTGGTACATATTACAAAGTCATTATATCCATTAAAATATTACTTTCCTTTAGAGAATCCATTTATTTCTCAAATAAAGTCGGAATATATGAATGCTTATAATATTGCAGTGGTTTTAGCGAAAGAATTACAATTTTGCTTAAATATAAAGATACCAGAAAATGAAATCGGTTACTTGACACTGCATATTATGAATATTGTTGAAAATTCCCAAGAAACAAGGAAAAGAATTGCAATTATTTATGGGAAAAATCCGTTAGTAGGTAAGCTAATAGAAAGAAAAATAAATTTATACTTCCCAAATATTAAAATTGATGGTTTATTTGCAAATCATGAAATCCATTTAATTCCTGAAGAGATAGAAACTATAGTAACTACTAGTGTAATCCTTGAGGAGCAACACCTAAATGTGAAAAATTGTATTCGTGTTAGTGAAATGATTACAAATGAAGATATGAAGACTATTTCTATTCAATTGAATCGTGGCTTACTAAAGTACTATTTATCTCCGAATGATCTTTATTTCTTAGATGAAGAGAATCGAATAGATTTATTAAAAACCCTTACGCAGCTTGGAGATATTCAACACCTGTATACAAGCATTAATGAAAGAGAAAAGATGTCGAGTACTAATATTGGTAATTTAGTGGCCATGCCGCATCCATTTGATTGTGGAAATAACAAAAAATTACGAGTGTTAGTAGCAATAAATAAACAAAAAATTTTGTGGGGAGACAAAATGGCTCAAATTATCTTTCTATTTATCCCTCCAAAAAATCAAAAGGTAAATAATACAAAGTTTTTTGAAGAGATTCATGATGTGTTTAAGCAAACAAACATGACAGAAAAATTATTAAATGTAACCAATTATGATGAGTTTTTGGAAGTTTGGTCTTCCAAATAA
- a CDS encoding helix-turn-helix domain-containing protein, translating to MKVEGVYTYLCENCQTLFGVVSRLSVMEDRIDTLTCPKCSKKEAVCIGEGHINYVTHERREKIITNEMDEISQLPELLTVEHLADYLNVSERTADEYMGNPDFPLIRLKRSKRVFRDDFIDWLHSKKK from the coding sequence TTGAAAGTGGAAGGTGTATATACTTATTTATGTGAAAATTGTCAAACACTGTTTGGCGTAGTATCTCGTCTTTCTGTTATGGAAGATAGAATTGATACTCTGACGTGTCCTAAGTGTTCTAAGAAAGAAGCAGTATGCATTGGAGAAGGGCATATAAATTACGTAACTCATGAAAGAAGGGAAAAAATAATAACGAACGAAATGGATGAGATATCACAACTACCAGAATTATTAACTGTAGAGCATTTGGCAGATTATTTAAATGTTAGTGAAAGAACTGCTGATGAATACATGGGAAATCCCGATTTTCCTTTAATTCGTTTAAAAAGGTCCAAGAGGGTTTTCAGGGATGACTTTATAGACTGGTTACATTCAAAGAAAAAATAA
- a CDS encoding S8 family serine peptidase has translation MHKHIQALLPVLLLFMILPICQPDAASAEETPQSDGVIVKYKETNDEPINDLIEKVEVPKGETTDNLIKELEERKNVEYAEPNYLFKKMESPNDPAYNDQWHHKKLGTNAAWTKSMGSKELIVAIIDDGIDRNHDDLKGKIVKAYDTVNNRKNIIPKGEHGTHIAGIIAGSANNGIGGTGVAPNIKLMPINVFDGEYADTADIIDAIHYAVEQKANIINMSLGDTSYSEALNKAVQEAYKKGILIVAAAGNEGDMGKNVQRVYPAAFSHVISVAATDSKDKRPSYSNYHSTVDIAAPGDDILSTLPGEKYGWMSGTSMATPMVAGVAALIWSHEPKLNKLEVEYRLYDSAVDLGSKGKDIYYGNGRVNAKKALEMKTLTKPAVTAISDKDTKINGKIPTDFKTGTVSIYTDKKQLATVKINGEKTFTATIAKQPAGTTISTRVIDKSGNKSIPVSFKVVDKTAPARPSVNSVGDNTVKVTGKAEASTTVTVKNGSTILGKATSNSAGNFTVTISKKQKAGKVLSVTATDKAGNISSIKTVTVTDKTAPSKPTVNTVTTKTTKVTGKAEANSTVSIKASGKVIGSATATTKGTFSVKIPKQKAGKNLYTYAKDKAKNVSESRKVTVKK, from the coding sequence ATGCACAAACATATTCAGGCCTTACTGCCGGTATTATTGCTGTTTATGATTCTGCCAATCTGCCAGCCGGATGCTGCATCTGCAGAAGAGACCCCGCAATCAGATGGTGTCATCGTCAAATATAAAGAGACGAACGATGAGCCGATCAACGACTTGATAGAAAAGGTGGAGGTTCCTAAAGGGGAAACGACCGACAACCTGATCAAGGAACTTGAAGAACGGAAGAATGTGGAATATGCAGAGCCAAACTATCTTTTCAAGAAGATGGAAAGCCCGAACGATCCAGCCTACAATGACCAGTGGCATCATAAAAAGCTTGGTACGAATGCAGCATGGACAAAATCCATGGGTTCCAAGGAATTGATCGTGGCCATCATTGACGACGGTATCGATCGCAACCACGATGATTTAAAAGGGAAAATCGTCAAAGCCTATGATACTGTAAACAATCGGAAGAATATCATACCAAAAGGTGAACATGGAACGCATATCGCAGGCATCATTGCCGGTTCTGCCAACAACGGCATAGGTGGAACGGGAGTTGCGCCGAACATTAAACTAATGCCGATCAACGTTTTTGATGGGGAGTATGCCGATACTGCCGATATCATAGACGCCATACATTATGCCGTTGAGCAAAAGGCGAACATCATCAATATGAGTTTAGGAGACACCAGTTATTCGGAGGCTTTGAACAAGGCCGTCCAGGAAGCCTATAAAAAAGGCATACTGATCGTTGCGGCAGCCGGTAATGAAGGAGACATGGGGAAAAATGTACAGCGTGTCTACCCAGCTGCATTCAGCCATGTCATTTCCGTTGCCGCCACTGACTCAAAGGACAAGCGTCCCAGTTATTCCAACTACCATTCAACAGTCGATATTGCAGCACCTGGGGATGATATCCTTTCAACCTTACCAGGTGAAAAATACGGCTGGATGAGTGGAACATCGATGGCCACGCCCATGGTGGCGGGTGTAGCGGCACTGATTTGGTCCCATGAGCCCAAACTCAACAAATTGGAGGTCGAATACCGCCTCTATGATTCAGCCGTGGATCTCGGTTCGAAAGGGAAAGACATATACTATGGAAACGGGCGGGTCAATGCCAAGAAAGCGCTGGAAATGAAGACGCTGACCAAACCGGCCGTGACCGCGATTTCCGATAAGGACACCAAGATCAATGGGAAAATCCCAACCGATTTCAAAACGGGGACCGTCTCCATTTATACCGATAAAAAACAACTCGCCACAGTGAAGATCAACGGCGAAAAGACGTTTACAGCAACTATCGCAAAACAACCAGCAGGCACGACCATCTCTACTAGGGTCATTGATAAATCGGGAAATAAAAGCATACCCGTTTCATTTAAAGTGGTTGATAAAACGGCTCCAGCAAGACCTTCAGTAAATTCAGTAGGTGACAATACCGTAAAAGTTACCGGAAAAGCGGAAGCGAGCACTACCGTCACTGTCAAAAATGGCAGCACGATTCTCGGTAAAGCAACTTCCAATAGTGCTGGGAACTTCACCGTAACGATATCAAAAAAACAAAAAGCCGGAAAAGTCCTATCCGTTACAGCAACGGATAAAGCAGGTAATATAAGCTCGATCAAAACAGTGACCGTCACAGACAAAACAGCACCAAGTAAACCGACGGTCAACACAGTGACAACAAAAACGACAAAAGTAACAGGCAAAGCAGAAGCCAACTCCACTGTATCCATCAAAGCATCAGGAAAAGTGATCGGTTCTGCCACAGCAACGACTAAAGGCACATTCTCGGTTAAAATCCCCAAGCAAAAAGCCGGGAAGAACCTATATACCTATGCAAAAGACAAAGCGAAAAACGTAAGTGAATCGAGGAAAGTCACGGTTAAAAAGTGA
- a CDS encoding ABC transporter ATP-binding protein, with translation MLKIEDINVYYGNIQALKGISLSINEGEIVTLIGANGAGKSTMLKTISGLLKPKQGKIIYEGQSIGGKAAQSIVKMGISHVPEGRRVFANMTVEENLQLGAYLRKDKAGIKQDMEKVYELFPRLLERLKQQSGTLSGGEQQMLAMGRALMAKPRLLLLDEPSMGLAPLLVKQIFHIIEEINKTGTTILLVEQNANLALSIADRAYVVETGRIVLSGKSEELTASEEIKNAYLGGH, from the coding sequence ATGTTAAAAATAGAGGACATCAACGTCTATTACGGAAACATTCAAGCCTTGAAAGGAATCTCGCTTTCTATTAACGAAGGCGAAATCGTAACCCTGATCGGGGCGAACGGAGCCGGAAAAAGCACGATGCTGAAAACCATTTCCGGCCTATTAAAACCAAAACAAGGGAAAATCATATACGAAGGGCAATCAATCGGCGGAAAGGCAGCACAATCCATCGTGAAAATGGGCATTTCCCATGTGCCTGAAGGACGGCGGGTCTTCGCTAACATGACGGTTGAAGAAAACCTTCAGCTTGGAGCTTATTTACGCAAAGATAAGGCAGGCATCAAGCAGGATATGGAGAAAGTCTATGAATTATTCCCGCGTTTGCTTGAGCGCCTGAAACAGCAATCCGGAACGCTTTCCGGCGGGGAACAGCAAATGCTTGCAATGGGCAGGGCACTCATGGCCAAGCCCCGGCTTCTATTATTGGACGAGCCATCCATGGGACTCGCCCCATTATTGGTGAAGCAAATCTTTCATATCATCGAAGAAATCAATAAAACCGGTACAACCATTCTGCTGGTCGAACAAAATGCCAACTTAGCCCTATCCATCGCGGACAGAGCCTATGTTGTCGAAACCGGCCGAATTGTCCTATCAGGCAAATCAGAGGAACTGACCGCAAGCGAAGAAATCAAGAATGCCTATTTAGGAGGACATTAA
- a CDS encoding ABC transporter ATP-binding protein, with translation MKIKTPLLKVDSVGIQFGGLKAVSDVNVELYPGELVGLIGPNGAGKTTFFNLLTGVYVPTEGTISLEGEDLRKKPPYKITQKGISRTFQNIRLFSELSVIDNVKVAYHSLSKHSILSSIFRMPIHFKGEKEMDEKAIEFLKIFNLDQYKDEKAKNLPYGKQRRLEIARALAANPKLLLLDEPAAGMNPQETHELMNLIALIREKFDLTVLLIEHDMPLVMGVCERIYVLDHGQLIAQGKPEEIRNNPKVIEAYLGEEVS, from the coding sequence TCCAGTTCGGAGGGCTTAAAGCCGTTTCCGATGTTAACGTCGAGCTGTACCCTGGGGAATTGGTTGGCTTGATTGGTCCAAACGGAGCCGGGAAAACCACTTTTTTCAACTTGCTGACAGGGGTTTACGTCCCTACGGAGGGAACGATTTCTTTAGAAGGGGAGGACTTGAGAAAAAAGCCTCCATATAAAATTACGCAAAAAGGAATCAGCCGGACATTCCAGAACATCCGCTTATTCAGCGAACTATCCGTGATCGATAATGTAAAGGTGGCCTATCATTCCCTTTCGAAGCATAGCATTTTAAGTTCGATCTTCCGGATGCCGATCCATTTTAAAGGCGAAAAGGAAATGGATGAAAAAGCGATTGAGTTCCTGAAGATTTTCAACCTGGATCAATATAAGGATGAAAAGGCGAAGAACCTGCCATATGGTAAACAAAGACGTTTGGAGATCGCCCGTGCGCTTGCAGCCAATCCGAAACTGCTATTGCTGGATGAACCGGCAGCGGGGATGAACCCCCAGGAGACTCACGAGCTCATGAACCTGATTGCCCTCATCCGTGAGAAATTTGATTTGACCGTATTATTGATCGAACATGATATGCCGCTGGTCATGGGTGTTTGCGAACGCATATATGTACTCGATCACGGACAACTGATCGCTCAAGGAAAGCCAGAGGAAATCCGTAACAATCCAAAAGTCATCGAGGCCTATCTGGGCGAGGAGGTTTCATAA